One stretch of Tachysurus fulvidraco isolate hzauxx_2018 chromosome 12, HZAU_PFXX_2.0, whole genome shotgun sequence DNA includes these proteins:
- the peli1b gene encoding E3 ubiquitin-protein ligase pellino homolog 1b isoform X1, translating into MFSPEQENISTSSSTKVPIKYGELIVLGYNGSLPNGDRGRRKSRFSLFKRPKANGVKPSTVHIACTPQAAKAISNKDQHSISYTLSRAQTVVVEYNHDSNTDMFQIGRSTESPIDFVVTDTIPGSQSNSDTQTVQSTISRFACRIICQRTPPYMARIYAAGFDSSKNIFLGEKAAKWRTSDGQMDGLTTNGVLVMHPRNGFTEDSKPGVWREISVCGNVFTLRETRSSQQRGKMVESETHELSDGALIDLCGATMLWRTAEGLRRAPTLKHLEALRQELNAARPQCPVGLNTLAFPSMRRCQGAVAEKQPWAYLQCGHVHGYHDWGERGGAGGGTERECPMCRARGPYVPLWLGCEAGLYVDAAPPTHAFSPCGHVCSEKTAAFWSQIPLPHGTHTFHAACPFCAQQLSTGHSHVRLIFQGPVD; encoded by the exons GTACAATGGCTCTCTCCCAAATGGAGACCGTGGGAGGCGGAAGAGCCGCTTTTCTCTTTTCAAGCGTCCCAAAGCAAACGGAGTAAAACCCAGCACTGTCCACATAGCCTGCACACCACAAGCAGCCAAG GCCATCAGTAACAAGGACCAGCACAGTATCTCCTACACTCTCTCCCGAGCTCAGACCGTGGTGGTGGAGTACAATCACGACAGCAATACAGACATGttccag ATTGGGCGATCCACAGAAAGTCCAATAGATTTTGTGGTGACGGACACCATCCCCGGCAGTCAGAGTAACTCCGACACACAGACCGTACAAAGCACCATCTCACGCTTCGCCTGCCGCATCATATGCCAGCGAACCCCACCCTATATGGCCCGCATCTACGCCGCCGGCTTCGACTCCTCCAAAAACATTTTCCTAGGG GAGAAGGCAGCAAAATGGAGAACGTCAGACGGACAGATGGACGGCTTAACGACGAATGGCGTGTTGGTGATGCACCCACGTAATGGCTTCACCGAAGACTCCAAACCCGGCGTATGGAGGGAGATCTCAGTGTGTGGCAACGTCTTTACACTCCGGGAAACGCGATCCTCACAGCAGCGCGGCAAAATG GTGGAGAGTGAAACGCATGAGCTTTCAGACGGTGCTCTGATTGACCTGTGTGGTGCTACGATGCTGTGGCGCACCGCCGAGGGTCTTCGGCGCGCGCCTACTCTCAAACACCTGGAGGCGCTTCGGCAGGAGTTGAACGCAGCGCGGCCACAATGTCCCGTGGGCCTCAACACACTGGCGTTTCCGAGCATGCGTCGGTGCCAGGGTGCCGTGGCTGAGAAGCAGCCCTGGGCATACCTACAGTGCGGCCACGTGCACGGATACCACGACTGGGGCGAGCGAGGCGGGGCAGGGGGTGGAACTGAACGGGAGTGCCCGATGTGCCGTGCCCGGGGGCCCTATGTACCGCTATGGCTGGGCTGCGAAGCAGGGCTTTACGTTGACGCCGCTCCTCCCACTCATGCCTTCAGCCCATGCGGACACGTGTGCTCAGAGAAGACGGCTGCTTTCTGGAGCCAAATCCCACTTCCACAcggcacacacaccttccatgCTGCATGCCCCTTCTGCGCCCAGCAGCTCAGCACCGGCCACAGCCACGTGCGACTCATCTTCCAGGGGCCCGTCgactga
- the peli1b gene encoding E3 ubiquitin-protein ligase pellino homolog 1b isoform X2, with protein sequence MYNGSLPNGDRGRRKSRFSLFKRPKANGVKPSTVHIACTPQAAKAISNKDQHSISYTLSRAQTVVVEYNHDSNTDMFQIGRSTESPIDFVVTDTIPGSQSNSDTQTVQSTISRFACRIICQRTPPYMARIYAAGFDSSKNIFLGEKAAKWRTSDGQMDGLTTNGVLVMHPRNGFTEDSKPGVWREISVCGNVFTLRETRSSQQRGKMVESETHELSDGALIDLCGATMLWRTAEGLRRAPTLKHLEALRQELNAARPQCPVGLNTLAFPSMRRCQGAVAEKQPWAYLQCGHVHGYHDWGERGGAGGGTERECPMCRARGPYVPLWLGCEAGLYVDAAPPTHAFSPCGHVCSEKTAAFWSQIPLPHGTHTFHAACPFCAQQLSTGHSHVRLIFQGPVD encoded by the exons AT GTACAATGGCTCTCTCCCAAATGGAGACCGTGGGAGGCGGAAGAGCCGCTTTTCTCTTTTCAAGCGTCCCAAAGCAAACGGAGTAAAACCCAGCACTGTCCACATAGCCTGCACACCACAAGCAGCCAAG GCCATCAGTAACAAGGACCAGCACAGTATCTCCTACACTCTCTCCCGAGCTCAGACCGTGGTGGTGGAGTACAATCACGACAGCAATACAGACATGttccag ATTGGGCGATCCACAGAAAGTCCAATAGATTTTGTGGTGACGGACACCATCCCCGGCAGTCAGAGTAACTCCGACACACAGACCGTACAAAGCACCATCTCACGCTTCGCCTGCCGCATCATATGCCAGCGAACCCCACCCTATATGGCCCGCATCTACGCCGCCGGCTTCGACTCCTCCAAAAACATTTTCCTAGGG GAGAAGGCAGCAAAATGGAGAACGTCAGACGGACAGATGGACGGCTTAACGACGAATGGCGTGTTGGTGATGCACCCACGTAATGGCTTCACCGAAGACTCCAAACCCGGCGTATGGAGGGAGATCTCAGTGTGTGGCAACGTCTTTACACTCCGGGAAACGCGATCCTCACAGCAGCGCGGCAAAATG GTGGAGAGTGAAACGCATGAGCTTTCAGACGGTGCTCTGATTGACCTGTGTGGTGCTACGATGCTGTGGCGCACCGCCGAGGGTCTTCGGCGCGCGCCTACTCTCAAACACCTGGAGGCGCTTCGGCAGGAGTTGAACGCAGCGCGGCCACAATGTCCCGTGGGCCTCAACACACTGGCGTTTCCGAGCATGCGTCGGTGCCAGGGTGCCGTGGCTGAGAAGCAGCCCTGGGCATACCTACAGTGCGGCCACGTGCACGGATACCACGACTGGGGCGAGCGAGGCGGGGCAGGGGGTGGAACTGAACGGGAGTGCCCGATGTGCCGTGCCCGGGGGCCCTATGTACCGCTATGGCTGGGCTGCGAAGCAGGGCTTTACGTTGACGCCGCTCCTCCCACTCATGCCTTCAGCCCATGCGGACACGTGTGCTCAGAGAAGACGGCTGCTTTCTGGAGCCAAATCCCACTTCCACAcggcacacacaccttccatgCTGCATGCCCCTTCTGCGCCCAGCAGCTCAGCACCGGCCACAGCCACGTGCGACTCATCTTCCAGGGGCCCGTCgactga